The segment CCGCGCGGGTGAACTCCAGCGCGGTCGCGGGCTTCCCCGCTCCGCGCGCCCACGCCGCGACCGTGAGGCAGGCGATCCCCACGCGCTCCGCGGGAGCGCGGGCCGGATCGGTCAGCACCTCCGCCAGGAGCTGGAGCGACCGCTCCAGCTCGGGGGCGGGCGCGGCCGCCAGCAGGTCGGCCATGCGCTGGTCGCGCGCGCCCGCTGCGAAGAGCGCGGAACGGTCCACCGGAGGGGTGGTCGCCCAGGCGCAGACGGTGCGCAGGGTGCGCCAGAGAAGCGCGCCCAGCTCTCCCTCGGTCTCCCCGAGGAGCGAGGCGCCCACCAGCCGCTCCTGCGCCGGGGCGGGAATGGGCGGGACCCGCCAGCGTCTTGTCCTGGAGCCGCGTTCGCTCATGGACGTGGGTTTCGGGATCGGGGTGTCGCGGAGGACGGCGGGACCGGCTCGTGACTCGCCGGGAAGTTATCGCGGCGACGCGACGGCGTCAAATGTTCGGTGCCGATCCGCCTGCCCGGCGGGTCATTCCTTCCCGGGCGCCTCCAGCAGCCCTGTTCCGGCGTACGGCTTCCCGCCGTGCGCCCGCCCGCCCAGGACCAGCCGCCCGTAGCCGTTCTCGGGGTCCTGGCCCCGCCGCAGCGCGCGCTGCACGGCGACCTCCCCGCGGTTGTAGGCGATCACTCCCAGCCGCACGTCGCCCTCGAAGAGCTCGATCATCTCGCGGAGGTTGGTGAAGCCCAGCCGCAGGTTGGTGCGCGGGTCGAGCAGCTCGCGGCGGGTGTCCACCTCCGGGTCGATGGCGCGCGCCGTCCCCGGCATGAGCTGGGTGAGCCCCACCGCGCCCCGGCCCACCGCGTTCACGTCGAAGACGCTCTCCACCCGCACCAGGCGGAACCCCAGCTCCGGGTCGATCCCCTGCTCGATCGCCGCGTCGTGGATGGTGCGGGCGAGCGCCCCGGTGATGTTGTAGCGCAGCGCGAGCTCGGAGATCGCCACCTCGCGCGGCGACTTGCGCGCCACCGCCCGCTCCAGGTAGGGCGCCTGCACCACGGGCGGCGGCCGGGGGATGGAGATCCGTCCGGCGCGGATGGTGTCCGGCGGCCCCCGGCGCGGGCCCAGCGCCAGCGACACGCTCGGCGCCCGCACCCCGACCGCCACCCCCAGCGCCACGGCGGCCGGGAGCGCGGCGAGCATCCACCGCGGCGGGCGGGTCCGCGGGACCGCGGGTCGGTTCGGATCCGGTGTGGGGCGCAGCGTCTCCTCCTGGCTCCGGTTCGGCGTACGGAGGCACTCCCGCGGCGTGCCGCGGGGCCCCGGGTCGCCCGGAACGTATGGCGCGGGACCCCGCCCGGGTCAAGCTTCCCGTCGCTCCGTCCGCCCTACCGTGCGCCCCAGTAGAGCACCAGGAGGATGCCGCCGAAGACGATCCGGTACCAGGCGAAGGGGACGAAGGTGTTGCTGGAGACGAAGCGGATCAGCGCCCGGATGAACACGATCGCCGAGAGGAAGGAAACCACGAACCCTACCGCGAACACCGGCACGTCCGCGGCGCTGAGCGTGTCCAGGCTCTTGTACAGGTCGTAGAACGACGCCGCGAACATGATGGGGATGGCGAGGAAGAACGAGAACTCCGTCGCCGCCACGCGCGACAGCCCCACCGCGATCCCGCCCATGATGGTGGCCCCCGAGCGCGAGGTCCCCGGGATGAGCGACAGGATCTGCGCGAGCCCCACCCAGAGCGCGCTCGGCGGCCGGATGTCGTCCACCGTCTCCGTGTGGAAGGGCCTGTGCCAGCGCTCCACGGCAAGGATGAGGAAGCCGCCCACCACCAGCGCGACCGCCACCACGAACGGGCTGAACAGGTGCTCCTTGATCCAGTCGTGCACCAGGAAGCCGATCGCCGCCGCCGGGACGAAGGCGATGGCGATGTTCAGGATCAGCCGCCGCGCCTCCGGGCTGGTGGGCGCCGCCCGGAGCACCCCGAAGATCTTGGCCCGGTACAGCCATACCACCGCCAGGATGGCTCCGAGCTGGATGAACACCTCGAAGGTCTCCGCGCCACGGTACTCGTCGAACCCCAGCCACCTGGCCGCCACGATCAGGTGGCCCGTGGAGGAGACGGGGAGGAACTCGGTGGCCCCTTCCACCAGCCCCATTACCGCCGCCTTGAGCAGGAGTATCCAGTCCATTCTTCGCTTTCGCAGTCAAAAAAGAAGGAGCCCCGCGGTCCGTTCCGCCGCCATCCGGCCGGCGAGCCGCCCCCGGAGCCCGAGCAGGGTCACGGGGGCGGTGGCAATCGCCATGCCGGGCAGGGGAGCCGCGCCGCGTCAGGTGATTGCTGGCGGAGCGCCCCGGCTCCCCCGCACCAGGCTGCTCAGCGTCCCCGCCGCGACGGTCACCGCCGACCCGATCAGCGCGAACCAGAGGGTGTCCACCACCTTGGGGATCGCGCCGAACTGCTGCGCGGCCCACAGCCCGCCCATCAGCACGATGGCGGCCGCCATCCCCAGCACGGCGTCGGCCTGGTCGGCGCGGCGCACCAGGATCCCCAAGAGGAAGCCGCCCAGGAGGCCCCCGTAGGTGAAGGAGGCGATCTGCAGCGCGACGATCACCACCGGCGTCCCCTGCGACGCCAGCTCGAAGAGCATCGCCCCGCCGATCAGCACCACGGCCCACAGGACCGTGAACGCCTTCCCCACGCGGGCCAGGTGCGCGTCGTCGCCCACGCGGCCGGCGAGCGGCGCGTACAGGTCGAAGGTGCTCGCCGAGGCCAGCGAGTTCAGCGACGAGGAGACGGTGGACATGGCCGCCGCCAGGATCGCCGCGATCACGATCCCCGTCACCCCCGGCGGGAGCTCCTCCACGATGAAGCGGGGAAAGATCTCGTCCGGGGTGGCGAACGCCTGCCCCCGGTAGAAGGCGTAGAGCCCCACCCCCACCACCAGGAACAGGGCGAACTGCAGGATCACCAGGACCCCGCTCCCCAGCAGCGCCCGGCGCGCGTCCGGGAGCGAGGGGGAGGCCAGGAGCCGCTGCACGATCAGGTGGTCCACCCCGTGCGAGGCCATGGAAAGGAAGGCGCCGCCCACCACCCCGGTGAGGAGCCAGCGGGCGTCCGCGAAGCCGCCGTCCAGGTGCACGACCCGCCACTTCTCCGCCGGGACCGAGGCCACCAGGGCGTCCCACCCGCCCGGCACGTCGCCCAGGATCACCACCAGCGCGGCCACGCCCCCGAACACGTACAGGAACATTTGCACGACGTCGGTCCAGATCACCGCCTTCAGCCCGCCGTGGTAGGTGTACAGCAGGGTGACGGCGCCGGTGAGGAGAATGGCCTGCCAGTAGGGGAGCCCGGTGATGAGCCGGATGGGGATGGCGGTGGCGAAGACCCGCACCCCGTCCGCGAAGGCGCGCGTCACCATGAAGATCACCGAGGCGAAGCGGCGGGTGGCGAGCCCGAACCGCCGCTCCAGCAGCGCGTACGCGGTCAGCATCTCCCCGCGGAAGTAGCCGGGGAGGAGGAGCGCGGCCACGGCGATCCGCCCCAGCAGGTACCCGGCCGCGAGCTGCAGCATCCACAGGTCGCTGCCGTACGCCGTGGCGGGGAGGCTGATGAAGGTCAGCGCGCTCGTCTCGGTGGCGACCACCGAGAAGCACACCGCCCACCAGGGGATGGAGCGGTCGGCCAGGAAGTAGTCGCGCGCGTCCTTTTGCTTCCGCCCCAGCCAGGTGCCGAACGCGGTCACGCCCGCCACGTACGCCACCAGCACGACCACGTCCAGCGTGGTGAACGCCCCCGTCATCCGGGCCCCGCCCCGCCGCTCCGCTCCCCCATGCCTCCTCCTCCGCGCTGCGTTCTCCGGGATGGAAGCGGGGAAGGTAGCGTCCGCCTGCCGCGGCAACAACGCCGGTGCCGTGCGACGGCTACGCAGGCGCGAAGTGGGTGACGCTCTCCAGGAAGTCGCTGAAGGGGAACATGTCAAAGCTGCGGAGCGCCAGCGGACGGTAGCCGGCGCGGACGAAGGCGAGGGCGTCGCGGAGGTGGGCGTCGATGGAGCAGGAGACCAGGCAGACGGCGGAGGGGCGCCAGCGGGCGACGGCCTCCGGGACCCCGGGGCCGCAGCCGAAGCGGGAGGGGTTCACGAAGACCACGTCCGGGGCGTCGAAGGCACGTGCCGCGGCGAAGCGCGCTGCGTCCTCCCGCAGGTACTCCGCCCGGGCGAGACCGTGCAGCCGCACGTTGCGGCGGGCGCTCTCGATGGCCCAGCGGTTGTTGTCGGCGCCCACCACCCGCGTCCGCGGGGTGGCCGCGAGCACGGAGTGGAGCCCCGCGCCGCAGTACAGGTCCACGACCGCGGCCGGCGCGCCGAGCGGACGCTGGACCGCCTCCACCAGCTCCGGGACGAGCCGCAGGTTGCTCTGGAAGAAGGCCCGGTGGTGCGCCAGGACCGTCGTGCCGCGCAGCCGGTTCGCCAGGTACGCCTCGCCGGCCTCGATCCCGGCGGAGGGGACGGAAGCGCCGAGCAGCCCCGGCACCCCGTCCAGGAGCATGCGGCAGAGGGGCTCCAGCGCAGCGGCCCCCTCCCGGGGCGCGGAGACGGCCAGGTGCGCGCGGCGGGTGCCGTGCTCCAGGCGCAGCTCGAAGCCGTGGACCGCCCCCGCGGGATCACCGCGCAGCAGGAGGTCGCGGGCGCGGAGCGCGGCCGGCCGGACCTCCTCCGGGAGCGTCCAGAGCGCCTCCTCCAGGGGGACGCGCCCCCGCCTGGGGTCCACCCCGAACGCCCTCGCCTCCCCGCCG is part of the Longimicrobiaceae bacterium genome and harbors:
- a CDS encoding methyltransferase; translated protein: MRSTLPVPAIPVNDLTPEYESHLAAKEARVRALLAACALELPFAGILRCPVEHGWRGHASFRVFRGGGEARAFGVDPRRGRVPLEEALWTLPEEVRPAALRARDLLLRGDPAGAVHGFELRLEHGTRRAHLAVSAPREGAAALEPLCRMLLDGVPGLLGASVPSAGIEAGEAYLANRLRGTTVLAHHRAFFQSNLRLVPELVEAVQRPLGAPAAVVDLYCGAGLHSVLAATPRTRVVGADNNRWAIESARRNVRLHGLARAEYLREDAARFAAARAFDAPDVVFVNPSRFGCGPGVPEAVARWRPSAVCLVSCSIDAHLRDALAFVRAGYRPLALRSFDMFPFSDFLESVTHFAPA
- a CDS encoding transglycosylase SLT domain-containing protein: MLAALPAAVALGVAVGVRAPSVSLALGPRRGPPDTIRAGRISIPRPPPVVQAPYLERAVARKSPREVAISELALRYNITGALARTIHDAAIEQGIDPELGFRLVRVESVFDVNAVGRGAVGLTQLMPGTARAIDPEVDTRRELLDPRTNLRLGFTNLREMIELFEGDVRLGVIAYNRGEVAVQRALRRGQDPENGYGRLVLGGRAHGGKPYAGTGLLEAPGKE
- a CDS encoding sodium:solute symporter is translated as MTGAFTTLDVVVLVAYVAGVTAFGTWLGRKQKDARDYFLADRSIPWWAVCFSVVATETSALTFISLPATAYGSDLWMLQLAAGYLLGRIAVAALLLPGYFRGEMLTAYALLERRFGLATRRFASVIFMVTRAFADGVRVFATAIPIRLITGLPYWQAILLTGAVTLLYTYHGGLKAVIWTDVVQMFLYVFGGVAALVVILGDVPGGWDALVASVPAEKWRVVHLDGGFADARWLLTGVVGGAFLSMASHGVDHLIVQRLLASPSLPDARRALLGSGVLVILQFALFLVVGVGLYAFYRGQAFATPDEIFPRFIVEELPPGVTGIVIAAILAAAMSTVSSSLNSLASASTFDLYAPLAGRVGDDAHLARVGKAFTVLWAVVLIGGAMLFELASQGTPVVIVALQIASFTYGGLLGGFLLGILVRRADQADAVLGMAAAIVLMGGLWAAQQFGAIPKVVDTLWFALIGSAVTVAAGTLSSLVRGSRGAPPAIT
- a CDS encoding undecaprenyl-diphosphate phosphatase; amino-acid sequence: MDWILLLKAAVMGLVEGATEFLPVSSTGHLIVAARWLGFDEYRGAETFEVFIQLGAILAVVWLYRAKIFGVLRAAPTSPEARRLILNIAIAFVPAAAIGFLVHDWIKEHLFSPFVVAVALVVGGFLILAVERWHRPFHTETVDDIRPPSALWVGLAQILSLIPGTSRSGATIMGGIAVGLSRVAATEFSFFLAIPIMFAASFYDLYKSLDTLSAADVPVFAVGFVVSFLSAIVFIRALIRFVSSNTFVPFAWYRIVFGGILLVLYWGAR